A window from Chlamydia gallinacea 08-1274/3 encodes these proteins:
- a CDS encoding membrane dipeptidase, which yields MIIDIHCDLLSHPHFSDQDLGVRCSPDQLLSGGVHTQVCAMFTHHHLDSFSLNEQNQLFFSLPKQDQRIRLLTFDSEELYREGFLSIIRSIENASGLGDDATNLHDIFRKLVSLFSQGPIAYIGIVWNGRNRFGGGVLDPYKLTTDGCRLLEVMDQLAIPIDLSHCCDQLTEDILDYTINKLPAMRVMASHSNFRQITHIPRNLLDVHAKEISSRGGIIGLNIVNYFVGDSLDSIKYHIAHAEKLGILNSLVLGTDFFYEKSEDKFFENCTTARDHPYLHQIIRNCLLKPEQAENILGKSAQVFLNTVIREQKERHAERLYLD from the coding sequence ATGATTATTGATATTCATTGTGATTTACTTTCTCATCCTCATTTTTCTGATCAAGATCTCGGTGTTCGTTGTTCTCCAGATCAGCTACTTTCTGGAGGAGTTCATACTCAAGTATGTGCTATGTTTACCCACCACCACTTAGATTCTTTCAGTCTAAACGAACAAAATCAGTTATTCTTCTCACTTCCTAAGCAGGATCAACGTATTAGATTACTTACCTTCGACTCTGAGGAACTCTATAGAGAAGGATTCCTATCAATTATACGTAGTATAGAAAATGCGTCAGGGCTTGGAGATGATGCTACTAACTTACATGACATTTTTCGCAAGCTGGTTTCTTTATTCTCTCAAGGACCTATTGCTTATATTGGGATCGTTTGGAATGGAAGAAATCGTTTTGGAGGAGGAGTTTTAGATCCTTATAAGTTAACAACGGATGGATGCCGTCTGCTAGAAGTCATGGATCAACTAGCAATTCCTATTGATTTAAGCCATTGCTGCGATCAACTTACTGAGGATATTTTAGATTATACTATAAATAAATTACCAGCCATGCGAGTTATGGCTAGCCACTCAAACTTCCGTCAAATTACTCATATCCCCAGAAATCTTCTTGATGTACATGCTAAAGAAATTTCTTCAAGAGGAGGAATCATAGGGTTAAACATTGTAAATTATTTCGTTGGAGATTCTTTAGATAGTATAAAATACCATATTGCTCATGCAGAAAAATTAGGAATTTTAAACAGTTTAGTTCTTGGAACCGACTTTTTTTATGAGAAATCAGAAGACAAATTTTTTGAAAATTGTACAACTGCTAGAGATCATCCCTATCTTCATCAAATTATTCGCAATTGTTTACTAAAGCCAGAGCAGGCCGAGAATATCCTCGGCAAATCTGCTCAGGTCTTCCTTAATACAGTAATACGTGAACAAAAAGAAAGGCACGCAGAACGACTATACTTAGATTAA
- a CDS encoding L-threonylcarbamoyladenylate synthase, translating into MFIAIQDLFIKSALEYLEMGKVIAFPTDTVYGFGVALNFSNAASQIYTLKQRNLTKPLVVYVNEIKDIEKVSRQSLDAQEKKLAEKFFPGPLTLLVHHSNPQFPQKYLGFRIVDSPIVRKLIQEAGPLLGTSANISNFPPAITSNEVLEDFPDKDIFIIPGQCNYGLESTVMSVRPLKMYREGIIPKEAISRVLPGSIVCDCIPRSFDNHVKIYTVKNPSHLNEFLELHPYFQGIVCYHPQPQDFYPTLRKALRSGEPEVLFVYDPCTSMYSELSPYLVPYTFNSIKLSS; encoded by the coding sequence ATGTTTATTGCTATTCAAGATCTTTTTATAAAAAGCGCTTTAGAATATCTGGAGATGGGAAAAGTTATTGCCTTTCCCACAGACACCGTTTATGGATTCGGCGTAGCATTAAATTTCTCTAACGCTGCATCACAAATTTATACTCTAAAACAAAGAAATCTTACTAAGCCCCTGGTAGTGTACGTAAATGAAATAAAAGATATTGAAAAGGTATCTAGGCAATCATTAGATGCACAAGAAAAAAAATTAGCTGAAAAATTTTTCCCGGGGCCTTTGACTTTACTTGTTCATCATTCTAATCCTCAATTTCCCCAAAAATACCTAGGATTTAGAATAGTAGATTCTCCTATAGTGCGGAAGTTAATTCAAGAAGCAGGCCCCTTATTAGGAACTTCTGCAAATATTTCTAACTTCCCTCCCGCAATAACCTCCAACGAGGTGTTAGAGGACTTTCCTGATAAAGACATCTTTATTATTCCCGGTCAATGTAATTACGGATTAGAGTCTACAGTGATGAGTGTGCGTCCTTTAAAGATGTATCGAGAGGGAATTATTCCTAAAGAAGCAATTTCTCGTGTTCTTCCTGGATCTATTGTCTGTGATTGTATACCGAGATCTTTTGATAATCATGTAAAAATTTATACAGTAAAAAATCCATCTCATTTAAACGAGTTTCTTGAACTTCATCCTTATTTTCAAGGTATCGTTTGTTATCACCCGCAACCTCAAGATTTTTATCCTACTTTGAGAAAAGCTTTGCGATCCGGAGAACCTGAAGTTTTATTTGTATATGATCCTTGCACTTCAATGTACTCTGAGCTTTCTCCTTATCTAGTTCCTTATACCTTTAACTCTATAAAGCTAAGTTCATGA
- a CDS encoding phospholipase/carboxylesterase, with translation MGYSFFRRQFSQLDAIVAPGNPEDPIIIFLHGYGSDADNLTFFPTACPFKNIRPTWVFPRGLEQLHSFAGGRAWFPLDESLFQNLISNPDITPETEHQYQVLFNLDFSRPRLALESLISDLNRPRHDIIIGGFSQGAMMTTHLILSSKVPYCGALICSGAMILNKDWEENITICGKSPFIQSHGYRDSILPYYHGEKLYSLLSSHLTGDFISFHGGHEIPTAVLQKIQQTVPQWTKLP, from the coding sequence ATGGGATATTCTTTTTTTCGTCGTCAATTTTCTCAATTAGACGCTATTGTGGCCCCAGGAAATCCTGAGGATCCAATAATTATCTTTCTTCATGGTTATGGAAGTGATGCTGATAACCTAACATTTTTCCCTACGGCCTGCCCTTTTAAAAATATAAGACCTACATGGGTATTTCCCAGAGGTTTAGAACAATTACACTCTTTTGCAGGTGGACGGGCTTGGTTTCCTTTAGATGAGTCTTTATTTCAAAATCTGATTTCTAATCCTGACATTACTCCAGAAACGGAGCATCAGTACCAAGTATTATTTAACCTTGACTTTAGTAGGCCCAGATTAGCTTTAGAGAGTCTTATATCAGACCTAAATCGCCCTCGCCATGATATCATCATTGGAGGGTTTAGCCAAGGAGCTATGATGACTACTCACCTAATTTTGTCTTCAAAAGTACCCTATTGTGGCGCGTTAATTTGCTCTGGAGCTATGATTTTAAATAAAGACTGGGAAGAGAATATTACTATTTGTGGTAAATCCCCTTTTATTCAAAGCCATGGTTACCGAGATAGTATTCTTCCCTACTATCATGGAGAAAAATTATATTCTCTCCTATCTTCTCATCTTACTGGTGATTTTATTTCTTTTCATGGAGGTCATGAAATACCTACAGCTGTGCTACAGAAAATTCAACAAACAGTTCCTCAATGGACGAAACTACCTTAA